In a single window of the Daphnia carinata strain CSIRO-1 chromosome 4, CSIRO_AGI_Dcar_HiC_V3, whole genome shotgun sequence genome:
- the LOC132087734 gene encoding neuroglian-like translates to MVMAGGGGSPATEIKWIHNSKPIEETAVHPSRKVFPNRIVIRRLHKGDTGNYGCNATNRIGYVYEDVYLNVLALAPDIEDSPDDTATVDGSAVNLTCKAFGSPKPLVKWIRDGLELTGGRYRVMDSGDLEIRDMTFTDAGVYSCHGTNTFGSANANGTLIVKERTVIRDGPEDYEVAAGQTATFRCNA, encoded by the exons ATGGTAATG GCCGGCGGTGGCGGCTCGCCTGCCACCGAAATCAAATGGATCCACAATAGCAAACCAATCGAAGAGACGGCCGTCCACCCAAGCCGCAAAGTTTTCCCCAATCGCATCGTCATCAGGCGGCTGCATAAGGGTGACACGGGCAACTACGGATGCAACGCGACCAACAGAATCGGCTACGTCTACGAGGATGTCTACTTGAACGTGTTGGCATTGGCGCCCGACATCGAAGACTCACCGGACGACACGGCAACCGTCGACGGATCGGCCGTCAATCTGACGTGCAAAGCCTTTGGCTCACCCAAACCGCTCGTCAAATGGATCCGCGACGGGTTGGAATTGACAGGCGGCCGCTATCGCGTTATGGACAGCGGTGATCTGGAAATTAG GGATATGACCTTTACAGACGCTGGTGTATATTCGTGTCACGGAACCAACACATTCGGATCAGCCAATGCCAATGGAACTCTGATCGTGAAAG aGCGCACCGTCATCAGAGACGGACCCGAAGACTATGAAGTGGCTGCCGGGCAGACGGCCACTTTCCGATGTAACGCGTAG
- the LOC130695271 gene encoding neuroglian-like: protein MKAMTIASEGNDYYIERSTRNGNPPDQPQFTWNQVTLDNGMPAIKVVWHTKVDGQPGSHFFVQFRRKGKTIYIKSEDEFDENFLILRDLEPNQLYEIGAVVVDCDYFTENDPEEVEMYADGPYIQGSSAVASTVWFIGMMLALALLLLVLVLVCIIKRNRDGKYLFEDNVLLGSPLIVDAPWINDYYYSTYPGYAKYRDYFCHLHARLLWWFESNQDIYHTTPRRSDFYREITQAEAQARVEARLVWLAVLDAAFEEHDDDFLDLNNNREE from the exons ATGAAAGCAATGACGATCGCTAGCGAGGGTAACGA TTATTACATTGAAAGGAGCACTCGCAATGGCAATCCACCCGATCAGCCTCAATTCACATGGAACCAGGTTACATTGGACAACGGTATGCCGGCCATCAAAGTCGTCTGGCATACGAAAGTCGATGGCCAACCGGGATCTCACTTTTTTGTCCAGTTCAGACGCAAGGGCAAGACTATCTACATTAAAAGCGAAGATGAGTTTGACGAAAATTTCCTCATTTTACGCGACCTGGAACCCAATCAACTGTACGAAATTGGCGCCGTCGTCGTTGATTGCGATTACTTTACCGAAAACGACCCCGAAGAAGTCGAGATGTACGCCG ATGGACCTTATATCCAAGGATCATCCGCCGTCGCCTCTACCGTATGGTTTATCGGCATGATGCTGGCCCTTGCATTGTTGCTCTTGGTCTTGGTCCTCGTCTGCATCATTAAGCGAAACAGAGATGGAaaatatt TGTTTGAAGACAATGTCCTTTTGGGCTCTCCTTTAATCGTTGACGCCCCGTGGATAAATGACTATTACTACAG CACGTATCCTGGGTATGCGAAATACCGGGATTACTTTTGTCATCTCCACGCGCGTCTCCTTTGGTGGTTTGAGTCCAATCAGGACATTTACCACACCACTCCTCGCCGTTCGGACTTCTACCGGGAGATCACCCAAGCTGAAGCACAAGCACGGGTAGAAGCTCGGCTCGTTTGGCTTGCTGTTTTGGACGCTGCGTTTGAGGAACACGACGACGACTTTTTAGATTTAAACAATAATCGTGAAGAATGA